GAGTTACGGCTATGACGCGTCCCGGCGTGCCTTGTATTTTCATTGCGCCACAAAGGGACTCAAGCTCGAATTTATACATGACAATCCGCGCGTCTGCGCCACAATTATCGAGGATGGCGGTTATATTGTCGATGAATGCGCACACGCTTACCGATCGGTTGTGCTTTGGGGAGGGCTGTCCGTGGTCAAGGAACAGGGCGAGCGTGAGCACGGCATGCGGGTGCTCATCGAGCATCTGGAAAGCACAGCGTCCCAGATTGAGCGGCTGTTCGGCAATGTAGCCGGCTCATGGGAGCGTATGCAAGTGCTCAAACTGGAGATTGA
The candidate division KSB1 bacterium DNA segment above includes these coding regions:
- a CDS encoding pyridoxamine 5'-phosphate oxidase family protein gives rise to the protein MSRYHMQNRREREITSEPEINRVLKQGKFVTIALCRGNEPYIVTMSYGYDASRRALYFHCATKGLKLEFIHDNPRVCATIIEDGGYIVDECAHAYRSVVLWGGLSVVKEQGEREHGMRVLIEHLESTASQIERLFGNVAGSWERMQVLKLEIDEMTGKAGR